TCAGCTATTTCCGATAGATAAACTTACTCTATGTTGTTATAATGTGATTATGAAAACGGATACAAAAGAAAAAGAAAAAATAAAGAAAAAATAAAGAAAAAAGTTGCAGAGATTTTTAAAGAGTATAAAAAAGTCTTTGAGAATCTTAGCAAGTAAATGCATTTTATTGTTTCAATAAAAATTTAGAATCCTTCCCTTTTCAAGGGAAGGTGCCCGGAAAGGGCGGAAGGGTAATTATCACAATGATAGATAGCAAAATAATAGCAGAGAATGTGTATCAAGAACTTGCCAAGCAGGAAGGTGTTTCCGTACAAACTATAAAAGATTTAGTAACATCGGGAACAGGAGTTGTTCTAGGCAACCCAAAACATACTAAAGTAAAGCCAGTTGCTGTAGGGAAGGGATTGAGAGTCAAGATTAACGCTAATATTGGTGTTTCTCCAGCTACTTCTAGCGTGGAAGAAGAACTAGCCAAGGTTAAGCTTTGTGAAGAAACGGGAGTTCATTGCCTTATGGACCTTTCCCTGGGCAAAGATATTCGTCAGTTAAGAAAAGATATAATTAATAGTACTTATATTCCTGTAGGTACCGTTCCTTTATATGGATTATTTTTTGAAAAGCCTGAGCATCCAGAAGATATGATTGAAAGGTTTTTAGAAATTCTTGAAGAAAGTGGCCAAGATGGTGTTGATTTCGTTGTAATACATGCAGGGATATTAAAAAGTCATATTGAATTAACCAAATCTCGATTAATACCAGTAACTAGTCGTGGTGGTTCTTTACTAATGAAGTGGATGAAGAAATGGAATAAAGAGAATTTTTTGTATGAAAATTTTAATCAGATTCTGGCTATTTGTAAAAAATATAATATGACCATTTCCTTGGGAGACGGTATGCGCCCAGCAACAATCATTGATGAAACTGACGAGGCACAATTAGAAGAGATGCGTATTTTAGGTGACCTAGTTTTAAGATGCAGAAAAGCTGGCGTGCAATGTATGGTTGAGGGACCAGGTCATATTCCGTTTCATCGAATAAAATTGAACATTGATTTGCAAAAGGAATATTGTCATGGCGCTCCTTTTTATGTTCTTGGTCCATTGGTAACAGATGTAGCTCCAGGTTATGACCATATAACTTCTGCAATTGGTGCAACCATGGCAGCTTATAGTGGTGCTGACTTTTTATGTTATGTCACACCTTCTGAACACTTAGCCTTACCTGACTTAAAAGACGTTAGAGACGGTATTATGGCTTACAAAATAGCTGCACATGCAGCAGACCTTACTCGTGGCAAGGATTTAGATTGGGACAGGCAGATGTCCAAGGCCAGAGCAGAAGTTGATTGGAAAAAGCAACGAGAGCTAGCTATGGACACTCAGAAATTTGACGAGTATTTTAGTAGAAGAAAACAAA
The sequence above is drawn from the Candidatus Margulisiibacteriota bacterium genome and encodes:
- the thiC gene encoding phosphomethylpyrimidine synthase ThiC codes for the protein MIDSKIIAENVYQELAKQEGVSVQTIKDLVTSGTGVVLGNPKHTKVKPVAVGKGLRVKINANIGVSPATSSVEEELAKVKLCEETGVHCLMDLSLGKDIRQLRKDIINSTYIPVGTVPLYGLFFEKPEHPEDMIERFLEILEESGQDGVDFVVIHAGILKSHIELTKSRLIPVTSRGGSLLMKWMKKWNKENFLYENFNQILAICKKYNMTISLGDGMRPATIIDETDEAQLEEMRILGDLVLRCRKAGVQCMVEGPGHIPFHRIKLNIDLQKEYCHGAPFYVLGPLVTDVAPGYDHITSAIGATMAAYSGADFLCYVTPSEHLALPDLKDVRDGIMAYKIAAHAADLTRGKDLDWDRQMSKARAEVDWKKQRELAMDTQKFDEYFSRRKQNYETCTMCGEFCALK